Sequence from the Burkholderia sp. GAS332 genome:
CGGAAGACCGCCGCGTGTTCTCGGATCTGACGGTGATGGAAAACCTCGACGCAGGCCGTCAACCGCCACGCGAAGGCGCGCCGCAATGGACGCCGGAAAAACTGTTCCGGCTGTTCCCCAATCTCGGCGAAATGCCGAAACGTCCCGGCGGGCAGATGAGCGGCGGCGAGCAGCAGATGCTCACCGTTTCACGCACGCTGATGGGCAATCCTTATCTGGTGCTGCTCGACGAACCGTCCGAGGGCGTCGCGCCCGTGATCGTCGAGCAGATGGCAAACATGATTCTCGAACTCAAGCGCGAAGGGCTGTCGATTCTGTTGTCCGAACAGAACCTGCACTTCGCCGAGCTGGTCAGCGACCGCGCGTACGTCCTCGAAAAAGGACAGATCCGCTTCAGCGGTACGATCGGCGAACTCGCAAAGAACGAAACAGTGAGGCGCGCTTATCTGAGCGTGTGATTCCATCGGCGCACAGAGCGTGCTGGGTGTGCACGCGGACGGCGCCGGGCAGTCGTTGCGAAAGGAGAAGCAGATGGCAGCAGAGACGTTGACAGGCTTGTCGGGCAAGGTCGTGGTAACGAACATTGGTCTGCTGTTATCCGGCGATATCGATCAGCCGATTCTCGACGCGGACACGCTGGTGATCGACGATGGCGTGATCGTCGCGATCGGCCGCGAGAAAGACTGCGATCTCGAAGGCGCGCGGACTACGGTCGATTGCAAAGGTACGGCCGTGGCCCCGGGTCTGATCGACTCACACGTGCATCCGGTGTTCGGTGACTGGACGCCGCGCCAGAATCAGATGGG
This genomic interval carries:
- a CDS encoding amino acid/amide ABC transporter ATP-binding protein 2, HAAT family; its protein translation is MSEPMLKVSGLNAFYGRAHILFDVGLEVGRGEVVALMGRNGAGKSTTMKAVMGLLPRRQGEVRFRGQNITTLQPYRIARMGMGFVPEDRRVFSDLTVMENLDAGRQPPREGAPQWTPEKLFRLFPNLGEMPKRPGGQMSGGEQQMLTVSRTLMGNPYLVLLDEPSEGVAPVIVEQMANMILELKREGLSILLSEQNLHFAELVSDRAYVLEKGQIRFSGTIGELAKNETVRRAYLSV